In the Oncorhynchus nerka isolate Pitt River linkage group LG2, Oner_Uvic_2.0, whole genome shotgun sequence genome, one interval contains:
- the LOC115137771 gene encoding MYND-type zinc finger-containing chromatin reader ZMYND8-like isoform X1, which yields MHPQSVAEEEVKPESDAVEGMEISTRSKVSVPGLVERVAQKRKVPSPPHSSNGHSPAETSSSPVKKKKKPGAVSSSKDQSELRHGPFYYAKQPALTTDPVDVIPQDGRNDFYCWLCHREGQVLCCELCPRVYHAKCLKLPAEPEGDWFCPECEKITVAECIETQSKAMTMLTLDQLSYLLKFALQKMKQPGDQPRSSSHSPHAAATQRKAFNWTEPFQKPVSLEQHPDYAEYIFHAMDLCTLEKNTKKKMYGCTEAFLADVKWILHNCIIYNGGNHKLTATAKVIVKICEHEMNEIEVCPECYLSACQKRDNWFCEPCSDPHPLVWAKLKGFPFWPAKALRDKDGQVDARFFGQHDRAWVPLNNCYLMSKEIPFSVKKTKSIFNSAMQEMEVYVENMRKKFGVFTYASFRTPYTPDNQYQMLLDPANPSSGSVRPEKHEKIKFNFDMTASPKMPLSRSVLSGGGGGMGGVGGSTGRRISLTDMPRSPMSTNSSGHTGSDGEQETPDKGQARAPASHYSAGEESMDCTASPASTRPDPVSGAKDSPKPFHTQGPALTLVPKQEKATPTGSILNLNLDRSKAEMDLKELSETVQQQQQQQGVPPVLTSPKRQIRSRFQLNLDRTIKSCKAQLGIDEISEDVYKGVEHSDSEDSDKSDSSDSEYASDEEQKPKGGQHTEANDKGEKDPPKRGSKDPLPPIQNKEGKTEGPGPATATATMGDAGVPSTLSESLSKEKQGVASDKEPPEKAKAVPASLAPREKPQVKQEARQTSLVDDSDSERELVIDLGEDQGGRDRKRTRKDAHATKDPPTNKTEGKAPTLSSALTTSQNSTAPSLTPSVKDSSQSPLAIPLNMVPFTTAAPTTIGPTTLASATSTAPITASSATTAVKKQRPLLPRETVPVVQRAVVWNPTNKFQTSSQKWHMQKVQRQQQNPQPDTPQLQTASPDQPQTQKLPQTPASATSSSSLSPEQPSQSTRYQTRQSVKAVQQKDPPLSTSTSAVTLVTSIPASVAMMAAPGVGSGPSTSMAGDFQIPTASADVAADIAKYTNKIVDAIKGTMTELYTELSKSTSGNTIAEIRRLRIEIEKLQWLHQQELSEMKHNLELTMAEMRQSLEQERERLMAEVKKQTEVEKQQVVDETKKKQWCANCRKEAIFYCCWNTSYCDYPCQQAHWPEHMKSCTQSATASQQEPEGSTADGSNKASGQSNSGQTSPRGTTASAPTDKDSNMEKSKDNVTVSLS from the exons TGTGGCTGAGGAGGAGGTAAAGCCTGAGTCAGATGCAGTAGAGGGGATGGAGATCTCTACACGATCCAAAG TTTCAGTCCCTGGGTTAGTGGAGCGAGTGGCGCAGAAACGAAAGGTGCCCAGCCCCCCTCACTCATCCAACGGTCACTCCCCTGCTGAGACCTCCTCCAGCCCGgtcaaaaagaagaagaaaccagGAGCAGTCAGCAGCAGTAAAGACCAG TCAGAACTAAGACATGGTCCCTTTTACTATGCGAAGCAGCCAGCACTCACCACAGACCCTGTTGATGTTATACCACAGGACGGCAGGAATGACTTTTACTGCTGGCTGTGCCACCGCGAGGGCCAGGTGCTCTGCTGTGAGCTCTGCCCGAGGGTGTACCACGCCAAGTGCCTCAAACTGCCCGCAGAGCCCGAGGGTGACTGGTTCTGCCCTGAGTGTGAG AAAATAACAGTTGCTGAGTGCATAGAGACTCAGAGTAAAGCAATGACGATGCTAACACTAGACCAGCTGTCTTACCTGCTAAAGTTTGCACTCCAGAAGATGAAACAGCCAGGT GACCAACCACGCTCGTCATCTCACTCCCCCCATGCAGCCGCCACGCAGAGAAAGGCTTTTAATTGG ACGGAACCCTTCCAGAAGCCAGTATCTCTGGAACAGCATCCGGACTACGCAGAGTATATTTTTCACGCCATGGACCTCTGTACATTAGAGAAG AATACAAAGAAGAAAATGTATGGCTGTACCGAAGCTTTCTTGGCAGATGTGAAATGGATTTTACACAACTGCATCATTTATAATGGAG GAAATCATAAGCTCACTGCCACAGCTAAGGTCATAGTGAAAATCTGTGAACATGAG ATGAATGAGATTGAAGTCTGTCCGGAATGCTATCTGTCAGCTTGCCAAAAGAGAGACAACTGGTTCTGTGAGCCATGT AGTGATCCTCACCCTCTCGTGTGGGCCAAGCTGAAAGGGTTTCCATTCTGGCCTGCCAAAGCACTGCGGGACAAAGACGGGCAGGTGGATGCTCGCTTCTTTGGGCAACACGACAG GGCGTGGGTCCCCTTAAACAACTGCTACCTCATGTCCAAGGAGATTCCCTTCTCTGTGAAGAAGACTAAGAGCATCTTCAACAGCGCCATGCAGGAAATGGAGGTCTACGTGGAGAACATGAGGAAGAAGTTTGGAGTGTTCACCTACGCCTCCTTCAGGACGCCCTATACCCCTGACAACCAgtaccagatgctgctggaccCCGCCAACCCCTCATCCGGCTCGGTCCGGCCGGAGAAGCATGAAAAGATCAAGTTCAACTTCGACATGACTGCATCTCCCAAGATGCCCTTGTCCAGGAGCGTGCTGTCAGGAGGGGGCGGGGGCATGGGCGGGGTTGGAGGGAGTACAGGCCGGAGGATCTCCCTAACAGATATGCCCCGCTCGCCCATGAGCACTAACTCCTCTGGTCACACAGGCTCTGATGGAGAGCAGGAGACACCAGACAAGGGCCAGGCTAGAGCCCCTGCTAGCCACTACAGTGCTGGGGAGGAGTCCATGGACTGCACAG CATCACCGGCTTCCACTCGACCTGATCCTGTCTCTGGTGCCAAGGACAGCCCTAAACCATTCCACACCCAGGGCCCTGCCCTGACTCTTGTTCCCAAGCAGGAGAAAGCAACACCCACAGGGAGCATCCTTAATCTCAACCTGG ACCGAAGCAAAGCCGAGATGGACCTAAAGGAGTTGAGTGAGactgtgcagcagcagcagcaacagcaggggGTGCCACCAGTCCTCACCTCACCCAAAAGACAGATCAGGAGCCGCTTCCAGCTCAACCTGGACAGAACCATCAAGAGCTGCAAGGCCCAGCTGG GTATAGATGAGATCTCTGAGGACGTGTATAAGGGAGTGGAACACAGCGACTCCGAGGACTCTGATAAATCAGATTCGAGTGACAGTGAGTACGCCAGCGACGAGGAACAGAAACCTAAAGGGGGCCAGCACACTGAGGCCAATGACAAGGGCGAGAAGGACCCTCCCAAGAGGGGGTCCAAAGACCCCCTGCCCCCCATCCAAAACAAGGAGGGCAAAACAGAGGGGCCAGGGCCAGCAACTGCAACGGCAACCATGGGAGATGCAGGGGTACCATCTACCCTCTCTGAATCCTTGTCAAAAGAGAAGCAGGGTGTAGCGTCAGACAAAGAGCCCCCAGAGAAAGCCAAAGCAGTCCCTGCATCCCTAGCCCCCAGAGAGAAGCCCCAGGTGAAGCAGGAGGCCAGGCAGACCTCTCTGGTGGATGACTCTGACTCTGAGAGGGAGCTGGTGATTGACCTGGGGGAGGACCAGGGGGGCAGAGACCGGAAGAGGACTAGGAAAGATGCACACGCCACCAAAGATCCACCAACCAATAAGACAGAGG GTAAAGCCCCCACCCTGTCAAGTGCCCTTACTACATCTCAAAACAGCACAGCCCCTTCCTTAACCCCCAGTGTGAAAGATTCATCACAGTCTCCACTAGCCATCCCTCTAAACATGGTGCCCTTCACTACTGCTGCTCCCACCACCATTGGCCCGACCACCCTGGCCAGTGCCACATCAACAGCCCCCATCACAGCCTCCTCCGCCACCACAGCAGTAAAGAAACAGCGCCCTCTGCTGCCCAGGGAGACTGTCCCGGTGGTGCAGCGGGCAGTGGTGTGGAACCCCACCAACAAGTTCCAGACATCATCCCAGAAGTGGCACATGCAGAAGgtgcagcggcagcagcagaaTCCGCAGCCAGATACGCCTCAGCTGCAGACAGCATCACCTGACCAGCCACAGACACAAAAATTGCCCCAAACGCCGGCATCTgcaacatcctcatcatcattatCGCCAGAGCAACCTTCCCAAAGCACGCGGTACCAGACCAGGCAATCTGTCAAAG cTGTCCAGCAGAAAGACCCCCCACTCAGTACGTCCACGTCGGCTGTTACCCTGGTGACCAGTATCCCAGCTTCTGTGGCCATGATGGCAGCTCCCGGAGTAGGCAGTGGCCCCTCCACCTCAATGGCAGGGGACTTCCAGATCCCTACCGCATCAGCAGACGTAGCAGCTGACATCGCCAAGTACACTAATAAA ATAGTGGATGCAATCAAAGGGACGATGACTGAGCTGTACACCGAGCTTTCCAAAAGCACTTCAGGGAACACAATAGCAGAG ATTAGACGATTGAGAATTGAAATAGAAAAACTGCAGTGGCTTCATCAACAGGAGCTGTCAGAAATGAAGCACAATCTAG AGTTAACCATGGCTGAGATGAGGCAGAGTCTGGAGCAGGAGAGGGAGCGTCTGATGGCGGAGGTAAAGAAGCAGACAGAAGTGGAGAAACAGCAGGTGGTGGATGAGACCAAAAAGAAACAGTGGTGTGCCAACTGCAGGAAGGAGGCCATCTTCTACTGCTGCTGGAACACCAGCTACTGTGACTACCCCTGCCAGCAAGCCCACTGGCCAGAACACATGAAGTCCTGCACACaatcag CGACAGCCTCACAGCAAGAGCCTGAAGGGTCCACGGCAGATGGCTCAAACAAAGCCTCCGGACAGTCCAACAGTGGTCAAACTTCTCCCAGAGGAACGACAGCATCTGCTCCCACAGACAAAGACTCTAACATGGAGAAAAGCAAGGACAATGTCACTGTCAGTCTGTCCTAA
- the LOC115137771 gene encoding MYND-type zinc finger-containing chromatin reader ZMYND8-like isoform X3, with amino-acid sequence MHPQSVAEEEVKPESDAVEGMEISTRSKVSVPGLVERVAQKRKVPSPPHSSNGHSPAETSSSPVKKKKKPGAVSSSKDQSELRHGPFYYAKQPALTTDPVDVIPQDGRNDFYCWLCHREGQVLCCELCPRVYHAKCLKLPAEPEGDWFCPECEKITVAECIETQSKAMTMLTLDQLSYLLKFALQKMKQPGTEPFQKPVSLEQHPDYAEYIFHAMDLCTLEKNTKKKMYGCTEAFLADVKWILHNCIIYNGGNHKLTATAKVIVKICEHEMNEIEVCPECYLSACQKRDNWFCEPCSDPHPLVWAKLKGFPFWPAKALRDKDGQVDARFFGQHDRAWVPLNNCYLMSKEIPFSVKKTKSIFNSAMQEMEVYVENMRKKFGVFTYASFRTPYTPDNQYQMLLDPANPSSGSVRPEKHEKIKFNFDMTASPKMPLSRSVLSGGGGGMGGVGGSTGRRISLTDMPRSPMSTNSSGHTGSDGEQETPDKGQARAPASHYSAGEESMDCTASPASTRPDPVSGAKDSPKPFHTQGPALTLVPKQEKATPTGSILNLNLDRSKAEMDLKELSETVQQQQQQQGVPPVLTSPKRQIRSRFQLNLDRTIKSCKAQLGIDEISEDVYKGVEHSDSEDSDKSDSSDSEYASDEEQKPKGGQHTEANDKGEKDPPKRGSKDPLPPIQNKEGKTEGPGPATATATMGDAGVPSTLSESLSKEKQGVASDKEPPEKAKAVPASLAPREKPQVKQEARQTSLVDDSDSERELVIDLGEDQGGRDRKRTRKDAHATKDPPTNKTEGKAPTLSSALTTSQNSTAPSLTPSVKDSSQSPLAIPLNMVPFTTAAPTTIGPTTLASATSTAPITASSATTAVKKQRPLLPRETVPVVQRAVVWNPTNKFQTSSQKWHMQKVQRQQQNPQPDTPQLQTASPDQPQTQKLPQTPASATSSSSLSPEQPSQSTRYQTRQSVKAVQQKDPPLSTSTSAVTLVTSIPASVAMMAAPGVGSGPSTSMAGDFQIPTASADVAADIAKYTNKIVDAIKGTMTELYTELSKSTSGNTIAEIRRLRIEIEKLQWLHQQELSEMKHNLELTMAEMRQSLEQERERLMAEVKKQTEVEKQQVVDETKKKQWCANCRKEAIFYCCWNTSYCDYPCQQAHWPEHMKSCTQSATASQQEPEGSTADGSNKASGQSNSGQTSPRGTTASAPTDKDSNMEKSKDNVTVSLS; translated from the exons TGTGGCTGAGGAGGAGGTAAAGCCTGAGTCAGATGCAGTAGAGGGGATGGAGATCTCTACACGATCCAAAG TTTCAGTCCCTGGGTTAGTGGAGCGAGTGGCGCAGAAACGAAAGGTGCCCAGCCCCCCTCACTCATCCAACGGTCACTCCCCTGCTGAGACCTCCTCCAGCCCGgtcaaaaagaagaagaaaccagGAGCAGTCAGCAGCAGTAAAGACCAG TCAGAACTAAGACATGGTCCCTTTTACTATGCGAAGCAGCCAGCACTCACCACAGACCCTGTTGATGTTATACCACAGGACGGCAGGAATGACTTTTACTGCTGGCTGTGCCACCGCGAGGGCCAGGTGCTCTGCTGTGAGCTCTGCCCGAGGGTGTACCACGCCAAGTGCCTCAAACTGCCCGCAGAGCCCGAGGGTGACTGGTTCTGCCCTGAGTGTGAG AAAATAACAGTTGCTGAGTGCATAGAGACTCAGAGTAAAGCAATGACGATGCTAACACTAGACCAGCTGTCTTACCTGCTAAAGTTTGCACTCCAGAAGATGAAACAGCCAGGT ACGGAACCCTTCCAGAAGCCAGTATCTCTGGAACAGCATCCGGACTACGCAGAGTATATTTTTCACGCCATGGACCTCTGTACATTAGAGAAG AATACAAAGAAGAAAATGTATGGCTGTACCGAAGCTTTCTTGGCAGATGTGAAATGGATTTTACACAACTGCATCATTTATAATGGAG GAAATCATAAGCTCACTGCCACAGCTAAGGTCATAGTGAAAATCTGTGAACATGAG ATGAATGAGATTGAAGTCTGTCCGGAATGCTATCTGTCAGCTTGCCAAAAGAGAGACAACTGGTTCTGTGAGCCATGT AGTGATCCTCACCCTCTCGTGTGGGCCAAGCTGAAAGGGTTTCCATTCTGGCCTGCCAAAGCACTGCGGGACAAAGACGGGCAGGTGGATGCTCGCTTCTTTGGGCAACACGACAG GGCGTGGGTCCCCTTAAACAACTGCTACCTCATGTCCAAGGAGATTCCCTTCTCTGTGAAGAAGACTAAGAGCATCTTCAACAGCGCCATGCAGGAAATGGAGGTCTACGTGGAGAACATGAGGAAGAAGTTTGGAGTGTTCACCTACGCCTCCTTCAGGACGCCCTATACCCCTGACAACCAgtaccagatgctgctggaccCCGCCAACCCCTCATCCGGCTCGGTCCGGCCGGAGAAGCATGAAAAGATCAAGTTCAACTTCGACATGACTGCATCTCCCAAGATGCCCTTGTCCAGGAGCGTGCTGTCAGGAGGGGGCGGGGGCATGGGCGGGGTTGGAGGGAGTACAGGCCGGAGGATCTCCCTAACAGATATGCCCCGCTCGCCCATGAGCACTAACTCCTCTGGTCACACAGGCTCTGATGGAGAGCAGGAGACACCAGACAAGGGCCAGGCTAGAGCCCCTGCTAGCCACTACAGTGCTGGGGAGGAGTCCATGGACTGCACAG CATCACCGGCTTCCACTCGACCTGATCCTGTCTCTGGTGCCAAGGACAGCCCTAAACCATTCCACACCCAGGGCCCTGCCCTGACTCTTGTTCCCAAGCAGGAGAAAGCAACACCCACAGGGAGCATCCTTAATCTCAACCTGG ACCGAAGCAAAGCCGAGATGGACCTAAAGGAGTTGAGTGAGactgtgcagcagcagcagcaacagcaggggGTGCCACCAGTCCTCACCTCACCCAAAAGACAGATCAGGAGCCGCTTCCAGCTCAACCTGGACAGAACCATCAAGAGCTGCAAGGCCCAGCTGG GTATAGATGAGATCTCTGAGGACGTGTATAAGGGAGTGGAACACAGCGACTCCGAGGACTCTGATAAATCAGATTCGAGTGACAGTGAGTACGCCAGCGACGAGGAACAGAAACCTAAAGGGGGCCAGCACACTGAGGCCAATGACAAGGGCGAGAAGGACCCTCCCAAGAGGGGGTCCAAAGACCCCCTGCCCCCCATCCAAAACAAGGAGGGCAAAACAGAGGGGCCAGGGCCAGCAACTGCAACGGCAACCATGGGAGATGCAGGGGTACCATCTACCCTCTCTGAATCCTTGTCAAAAGAGAAGCAGGGTGTAGCGTCAGACAAAGAGCCCCCAGAGAAAGCCAAAGCAGTCCCTGCATCCCTAGCCCCCAGAGAGAAGCCCCAGGTGAAGCAGGAGGCCAGGCAGACCTCTCTGGTGGATGACTCTGACTCTGAGAGGGAGCTGGTGATTGACCTGGGGGAGGACCAGGGGGGCAGAGACCGGAAGAGGACTAGGAAAGATGCACACGCCACCAAAGATCCACCAACCAATAAGACAGAGG GTAAAGCCCCCACCCTGTCAAGTGCCCTTACTACATCTCAAAACAGCACAGCCCCTTCCTTAACCCCCAGTGTGAAAGATTCATCACAGTCTCCACTAGCCATCCCTCTAAACATGGTGCCCTTCACTACTGCTGCTCCCACCACCATTGGCCCGACCACCCTGGCCAGTGCCACATCAACAGCCCCCATCACAGCCTCCTCCGCCACCACAGCAGTAAAGAAACAGCGCCCTCTGCTGCCCAGGGAGACTGTCCCGGTGGTGCAGCGGGCAGTGGTGTGGAACCCCACCAACAAGTTCCAGACATCATCCCAGAAGTGGCACATGCAGAAGgtgcagcggcagcagcagaaTCCGCAGCCAGATACGCCTCAGCTGCAGACAGCATCACCTGACCAGCCACAGACACAAAAATTGCCCCAAACGCCGGCATCTgcaacatcctcatcatcattatCGCCAGAGCAACCTTCCCAAAGCACGCGGTACCAGACCAGGCAATCTGTCAAAG cTGTCCAGCAGAAAGACCCCCCACTCAGTACGTCCACGTCGGCTGTTACCCTGGTGACCAGTATCCCAGCTTCTGTGGCCATGATGGCAGCTCCCGGAGTAGGCAGTGGCCCCTCCACCTCAATGGCAGGGGACTTCCAGATCCCTACCGCATCAGCAGACGTAGCAGCTGACATCGCCAAGTACACTAATAAA ATAGTGGATGCAATCAAAGGGACGATGACTGAGCTGTACACCGAGCTTTCCAAAAGCACTTCAGGGAACACAATAGCAGAG ATTAGACGATTGAGAATTGAAATAGAAAAACTGCAGTGGCTTCATCAACAGGAGCTGTCAGAAATGAAGCACAATCTAG AGTTAACCATGGCTGAGATGAGGCAGAGTCTGGAGCAGGAGAGGGAGCGTCTGATGGCGGAGGTAAAGAAGCAGACAGAAGTGGAGAAACAGCAGGTGGTGGATGAGACCAAAAAGAAACAGTGGTGTGCCAACTGCAGGAAGGAGGCCATCTTCTACTGCTGCTGGAACACCAGCTACTGTGACTACCCCTGCCAGCAAGCCCACTGGCCAGAACACATGAAGTCCTGCACACaatcag CGACAGCCTCACAGCAAGAGCCTGAAGGGTCCACGGCAGATGGCTCAAACAAAGCCTCCGGACAGTCCAACAGTGGTCAAACTTCTCCCAGAGGAACGACAGCATCTGCTCCCACAGACAAAGACTCTAACATGGAGAAAAGCAAGGACAATGTCACTGTCAGTCTGTCCTAA
- the LOC115137771 gene encoding MYND-type zinc finger-containing chromatin reader ZMYND8-like isoform X2: MEISTRSKVSVPGLVERVAQKRKVPSPPHSSNGHSPAETSSSPVKKKKKPGAVSSSKDQSELRHGPFYYAKQPALTTDPVDVIPQDGRNDFYCWLCHREGQVLCCELCPRVYHAKCLKLPAEPEGDWFCPECEKITVAECIETQSKAMTMLTLDQLSYLLKFALQKMKQPGDQPRSSSHSPHAAATQRKAFNWTEPFQKPVSLEQHPDYAEYIFHAMDLCTLEKNTKKKMYGCTEAFLADVKWILHNCIIYNGGNHKLTATAKVIVKICEHEMNEIEVCPECYLSACQKRDNWFCEPCSDPHPLVWAKLKGFPFWPAKALRDKDGQVDARFFGQHDRAWVPLNNCYLMSKEIPFSVKKTKSIFNSAMQEMEVYVENMRKKFGVFTYASFRTPYTPDNQYQMLLDPANPSSGSVRPEKHEKIKFNFDMTASPKMPLSRSVLSGGGGGMGGVGGSTGRRISLTDMPRSPMSTNSSGHTGSDGEQETPDKGQARAPASHYSAGEESMDCTASPASTRPDPVSGAKDSPKPFHTQGPALTLVPKQEKATPTGSILNLNLDRSKAEMDLKELSETVQQQQQQQGVPPVLTSPKRQIRSRFQLNLDRTIKSCKAQLGIDEISEDVYKGVEHSDSEDSDKSDSSDSEYASDEEQKPKGGQHTEANDKGEKDPPKRGSKDPLPPIQNKEGKTEGPGPATATATMGDAGVPSTLSESLSKEKQGVASDKEPPEKAKAVPASLAPREKPQVKQEARQTSLVDDSDSERELVIDLGEDQGGRDRKRTRKDAHATKDPPTNKTEGKAPTLSSALTTSQNSTAPSLTPSVKDSSQSPLAIPLNMVPFTTAAPTTIGPTTLASATSTAPITASSATTAVKKQRPLLPRETVPVVQRAVVWNPTNKFQTSSQKWHMQKVQRQQQNPQPDTPQLQTASPDQPQTQKLPQTPASATSSSSLSPEQPSQSTRYQTRQSVKAVQQKDPPLSTSTSAVTLVTSIPASVAMMAAPGVGSGPSTSMAGDFQIPTASADVAADIAKYTNKIVDAIKGTMTELYTELSKSTSGNTIAEIRRLRIEIEKLQWLHQQELSEMKHNLELTMAEMRQSLEQERERLMAEVKKQTEVEKQQVVDETKKKQWCANCRKEAIFYCCWNTSYCDYPCQQAHWPEHMKSCTQSATASQQEPEGSTADGSNKASGQSNSGQTSPRGTTASAPTDKDSNMEKSKDNVTVSLS; the protein is encoded by the exons ATGGAGATCTCTACACGATCCAAAG TTTCAGTCCCTGGGTTAGTGGAGCGAGTGGCGCAGAAACGAAAGGTGCCCAGCCCCCCTCACTCATCCAACGGTCACTCCCCTGCTGAGACCTCCTCCAGCCCGgtcaaaaagaagaagaaaccagGAGCAGTCAGCAGCAGTAAAGACCAG TCAGAACTAAGACATGGTCCCTTTTACTATGCGAAGCAGCCAGCACTCACCACAGACCCTGTTGATGTTATACCACAGGACGGCAGGAATGACTTTTACTGCTGGCTGTGCCACCGCGAGGGCCAGGTGCTCTGCTGTGAGCTCTGCCCGAGGGTGTACCACGCCAAGTGCCTCAAACTGCCCGCAGAGCCCGAGGGTGACTGGTTCTGCCCTGAGTGTGAG AAAATAACAGTTGCTGAGTGCATAGAGACTCAGAGTAAAGCAATGACGATGCTAACACTAGACCAGCTGTCTTACCTGCTAAAGTTTGCACTCCAGAAGATGAAACAGCCAGGT GACCAACCACGCTCGTCATCTCACTCCCCCCATGCAGCCGCCACGCAGAGAAAGGCTTTTAATTGG ACGGAACCCTTCCAGAAGCCAGTATCTCTGGAACAGCATCCGGACTACGCAGAGTATATTTTTCACGCCATGGACCTCTGTACATTAGAGAAG AATACAAAGAAGAAAATGTATGGCTGTACCGAAGCTTTCTTGGCAGATGTGAAATGGATTTTACACAACTGCATCATTTATAATGGAG GAAATCATAAGCTCACTGCCACAGCTAAGGTCATAGTGAAAATCTGTGAACATGAG ATGAATGAGATTGAAGTCTGTCCGGAATGCTATCTGTCAGCTTGCCAAAAGAGAGACAACTGGTTCTGTGAGCCATGT AGTGATCCTCACCCTCTCGTGTGGGCCAAGCTGAAAGGGTTTCCATTCTGGCCTGCCAAAGCACTGCGGGACAAAGACGGGCAGGTGGATGCTCGCTTCTTTGGGCAACACGACAG GGCGTGGGTCCCCTTAAACAACTGCTACCTCATGTCCAAGGAGATTCCCTTCTCTGTGAAGAAGACTAAGAGCATCTTCAACAGCGCCATGCAGGAAATGGAGGTCTACGTGGAGAACATGAGGAAGAAGTTTGGAGTGTTCACCTACGCCTCCTTCAGGACGCCCTATACCCCTGACAACCAgtaccagatgctgctggaccCCGCCAACCCCTCATCCGGCTCGGTCCGGCCGGAGAAGCATGAAAAGATCAAGTTCAACTTCGACATGACTGCATCTCCCAAGATGCCCTTGTCCAGGAGCGTGCTGTCAGGAGGGGGCGGGGGCATGGGCGGGGTTGGAGGGAGTACAGGCCGGAGGATCTCCCTAACAGATATGCCCCGCTCGCCCATGAGCACTAACTCCTCTGGTCACACAGGCTCTGATGGAGAGCAGGAGACACCAGACAAGGGCCAGGCTAGAGCCCCTGCTAGCCACTACAGTGCTGGGGAGGAGTCCATGGACTGCACAG CATCACCGGCTTCCACTCGACCTGATCCTGTCTCTGGTGCCAAGGACAGCCCTAAACCATTCCACACCCAGGGCCCTGCCCTGACTCTTGTTCCCAAGCAGGAGAAAGCAACACCCACAGGGAGCATCCTTAATCTCAACCTGG ACCGAAGCAAAGCCGAGATGGACCTAAAGGAGTTGAGTGAGactgtgcagcagcagcagcaacagcaggggGTGCCACCAGTCCTCACCTCACCCAAAAGACAGATCAGGAGCCGCTTCCAGCTCAACCTGGACAGAACCATCAAGAGCTGCAAGGCCCAGCTGG GTATAGATGAGATCTCTGAGGACGTGTATAAGGGAGTGGAACACAGCGACTCCGAGGACTCTGATAAATCAGATTCGAGTGACAGTGAGTACGCCAGCGACGAGGAACAGAAACCTAAAGGGGGCCAGCACACTGAGGCCAATGACAAGGGCGAGAAGGACCCTCCCAAGAGGGGGTCCAAAGACCCCCTGCCCCCCATCCAAAACAAGGAGGGCAAAACAGAGGGGCCAGGGCCAGCAACTGCAACGGCAACCATGGGAGATGCAGGGGTACCATCTACCCTCTCTGAATCCTTGTCAAAAGAGAAGCAGGGTGTAGCGTCAGACAAAGAGCCCCCAGAGAAAGCCAAAGCAGTCCCTGCATCCCTAGCCCCCAGAGAGAAGCCCCAGGTGAAGCAGGAGGCCAGGCAGACCTCTCTGGTGGATGACTCTGACTCTGAGAGGGAGCTGGTGATTGACCTGGGGGAGGACCAGGGGGGCAGAGACCGGAAGAGGACTAGGAAAGATGCACACGCCACCAAAGATCCACCAACCAATAAGACAGAGG GTAAAGCCCCCACCCTGTCAAGTGCCCTTACTACATCTCAAAACAGCACAGCCCCTTCCTTAACCCCCAGTGTGAAAGATTCATCACAGTCTCCACTAGCCATCCCTCTAAACATGGTGCCCTTCACTACTGCTGCTCCCACCACCATTGGCCCGACCACCCTGGCCAGTGCCACATCAACAGCCCCCATCACAGCCTCCTCCGCCACCACAGCAGTAAAGAAACAGCGCCCTCTGCTGCCCAGGGAGACTGTCCCGGTGGTGCAGCGGGCAGTGGTGTGGAACCCCACCAACAAGTTCCAGACATCATCCCAGAAGTGGCACATGCAGAAGgtgcagcggcagcagcagaaTCCGCAGCCAGATACGCCTCAGCTGCAGACAGCATCACCTGACCAGCCACAGACACAAAAATTGCCCCAAACGCCGGCATCTgcaacatcctcatcatcattatCGCCAGAGCAACCTTCCCAAAGCACGCGGTACCAGACCAGGCAATCTGTCAAAG cTGTCCAGCAGAAAGACCCCCCACTCAGTACGTCCACGTCGGCTGTTACCCTGGTGACCAGTATCCCAGCTTCTGTGGCCATGATGGCAGCTCCCGGAGTAGGCAGTGGCCCCTCCACCTCAATGGCAGGGGACTTCCAGATCCCTACCGCATCAGCAGACGTAGCAGCTGACATCGCCAAGTACACTAATAAA ATAGTGGATGCAATCAAAGGGACGATGACTGAGCTGTACACCGAGCTTTCCAAAAGCACTTCAGGGAACACAATAGCAGAG ATTAGACGATTGAGAATTGAAATAGAAAAACTGCAGTGGCTTCATCAACAGGAGCTGTCAGAAATGAAGCACAATCTAG AGTTAACCATGGCTGAGATGAGGCAGAGTCTGGAGCAGGAGAGGGAGCGTCTGATGGCGGAGGTAAAGAAGCAGACAGAAGTGGAGAAACAGCAGGTGGTGGATGAGACCAAAAAGAAACAGTGGTGTGCCAACTGCAGGAAGGAGGCCATCTTCTACTGCTGCTGGAACACCAGCTACTGTGACTACCCCTGCCAGCAAGCCCACTGGCCAGAACACATGAAGTCCTGCACACaatcag CGACAGCCTCACAGCAAGAGCCTGAAGGGTCCACGGCAGATGGCTCAAACAAAGCCTCCGGACAGTCCAACAGTGGTCAAACTTCTCCCAGAGGAACGACAGCATCTGCTCCCACAGACAAAGACTCTAACATGGAGAAAAGCAAGGACAATGTCACTGTCAGTCTGTCCTAA